A genome region from bacterium SCSIO 12844 includes the following:
- a CDS encoding efflux RND transporter permease subunit codes for MTEFFIKRPIFTCSIFILLLLAGIFAYEKIELRQYPNISGSTIMIRTTYPGANADTMEAMVTTPIETALQGIDGVDYMTSSSSSGVSAIVITLNVNADENTAVTQIETSLSSVKSQLPSGVNDPIIKEADASSIPDLMLSYSSQKLSAGAITDYLMRDLEPVLSNINGVGEIQIMGNRTYAMRVWLNVYKMRAYGITAVDVANALSTENVQATPGDIDRNSQVLIIDAKTDSHSAEDFQNLVIKKVGNTVIRLQDISDVKLGASDTTTSMYTNGISSVGLAITYKSDANPITSAALVKEALAKIQLPSDLKVQVIRDSSTYINASLKEIAETLVITIIVVMLIIVMFLGSFRLSIIPLTTIPLSLAGAILIMYFLGFSINLLTLLAFVLAIGLVVDDAIVVMENIHRHVLMGKEITFASVIGVKELVIAVIGITITLLAVFAPIGLNTGITGALFKEFAFTLAGAVLISGFVALFFTPMLCSKIITKKENKLTQKIEHFFDLISIKYKALLKEIIDFRKTILFLILLILTLGILAISFLSGKSELAPSEDQGAIIGMAQGPSSASLKYTQKYTDRLAPIFKDYTQIDNSSIINGFPMGQYSSLIIIKLLDWSERDLSANQLIQSLNPKISGIPGVNVMLNSPAALPISKGTFNFQFVVKTMGSYNQLSETVSKMMQQARDNPGIMNTQVDLHIDQPMTVVTINKLKANYLGISMNDIAQTLSVAFGEPQSDEFVLDGYAYYIIPQVNDNQRANQNIINLLTVKTSSGEIIPLSTVVTLENKITSSSWGHFQGQRSATISAQLASGYSTEQALTYFEGLFNQYKQDNMEYDIAGETRSFVETQGSIALLFVSALLVIFLVLAAQYESLKDPLIIMFTVPLAITSALLALYFSGYSLNIYTEIGLITLIGLITKHGILLVDFAKQYQRTNQSSVNEAIIEAASIRLKPVLMTTLAMVFGSVPLLLASGAGANSRNQLGMVIAAGMLFGTFFTLIILPTVYSIVKNLSFTKLKKDKEL; via the coding sequence ATGACAGAATTTTTTATTAAACGACCAATTTTTACCTGTTCTATTTTTATTTTACTATTATTAGCAGGCATTTTTGCATATGAAAAGATAGAGCTAAGACAGTATCCAAATATTAGTGGTAGTACGATTATGATTCGTACCACATATCCAGGTGCAAATGCTGATACAATGGAAGCGATGGTAACAACACCAATTGAAACGGCATTACAAGGTATTGATGGGGTAGATTATATGACTTCTTCAAGCTCTTCTGGTGTTAGTGCCATAGTTATTACACTCAATGTTAATGCAGATGAAAATACAGCAGTTACACAAATTGAAACATCACTTTCAAGTGTTAAATCACAACTGCCAAGTGGTGTAAATGATCCAATTATTAAAGAAGCAGATGCCAGTAGTATTCCAGATTTAATGCTAAGTTATAGTAGTCAAAAATTATCAGCTGGTGCGATTACAGACTATTTAATGAGGGATTTAGAGCCTGTATTATCTAATATTAATGGTGTTGGCGAAATTCAGATTATGGGTAATCGAACCTATGCGATGCGCGTCTGGTTAAATGTCTATAAAATGCGTGCTTATGGTATTACTGCAGTTGATGTAGCTAACGCATTAAGTACTGAAAATGTTCAGGCAACCCCTGGTGATATTGATAGAAACTCGCAAGTATTAATTATTGATGCAAAAACAGATAGTCATTCAGCTGAAGACTTTCAAAATCTAGTTATTAAAAAGGTAGGTAACACTGTTATTCGATTACAAGATATTAGTGATGTAAAACTAGGTGCTTCTGATACAACTACTTCGATGTATACCAATGGCATTTCATCGGTTGGCTTAGCTATTACTTATAAAAGTGATGCCAATCCAATTACTTCTGCTGCATTAGTGAAAGAAGCATTGGCAAAAATTCAACTTCCAAGTGATCTAAAAGTTCAAGTAATAAGAGATAGTTCAACTTATATTAATGCGTCATTAAAAGAGATTGCCGAAACATTAGTCATTACTATTATTGTTGTTATGCTGATTATTGTTATGTTCTTGGGTTCATTTAGATTGTCAATTATCCCATTAACAACCATTCCACTATCATTAGCCGGTGCAATACTTATTATGTATTTCTTAGGCTTTAGTATTAATTTACTAACATTATTAGCTTTTGTTTTAGCAATTGGTTTGGTTGTAGATGATGCCATTGTTGTAATGGAAAATATTCATCGACATGTATTAATGGGTAAAGAAATTACTTTTGCTTCTGTAATTGGTGTCAAAGAGTTAGTTATTGCAGTTATTGGTATTACAATTACTTTATTAGCCGTATTTGCTCCAATTGGTTTAAATACAGGTATTACAGGTGCATTATTCAAAGAATTTGCATTTACTTTGGCAGGTGCTGTATTAATTTCAGGTTTTGTTGCTTTATTTTTTACACCAATGTTATGCTCTAAAATTATTACAAAAAAAGAGAATAAATTAACTCAAAAAATTGAACATTTTTTTGATCTTATCAGTATTAAATATAAAGCATTATTAAAAGAGATAATTGATTTTAGAAAAACAATATTATTTTTAATTCTCTTGATTCTAACATTAGGGATTTTAGCAATAAGCTTTTTGTCTGGTAAAAGTGAGCTTGCGCCAAGTGAAGATCAAGGAGCAATTATTGGTATGGCACAAGGTCCAAGTTCGGCATCTTTAAAATATACCCAAAAGTATACTGATCGATTAGCGCCAATATTTAAAGATTATACTCAAATTGATAATAGCAGTATCATCAATGGCTTTCCAATGGGGCAGTATTCATCTTTAATTATAATTAAACTATTAGATTGGTCAGAACGCGATTTATCTGCTAATCAGTTAATTCAAAGTCTAAATCCTAAAATCAGCGGCATTCCAGGTGTTAATGTTATGTTGAACTCACCAGCAGCATTACCAATTTCAAAGGGGACATTTAACTTCCAGTTTGTCGTTAAAACAATGGGTAGTTATAATCAATTAAGTGAGACCGTCAGTAAAATGATGCAACAAGCTAGAGATAACCCTGGTATTATGAATACTCAGGTTGATTTGCATATTGATCAGCCAATGACTGTCGTTACAATTAATAAGTTAAAGGCTAATTATCTTGGCATATCAATGAATGATATAGCGCAAACATTAAGTGTTGCATTTGGTGAACCACAAAGTGATGAGTTTGTATTAGATGGTTATGCTTATTATATTATTCCACAAGTGAATGATAATCAGAGAGCTAATCAGAATATTATTAATTTATTAACGGTGAAAACATCTTCTGGTGAAATCATTCCATTATCAACAGTTGTCACACTTGAAAATAAAATTACTTCGTCATCTTGGGGGCACTTTCAAGGTCAGCGTTCAGCAACAATTTCGGCACAATTAGCTTCAGGCTATAGTACTGAGCAAGCATTAACTTATTTTGAGGGCTTATTTAATCAGTATAAACAAGATAATATGGAATATGATATTGCAGGAGAGACCCGCTCATTTGTTGAAACACAAGGCAGTATTGCTTTATTATTTGTTTCAGCACTTTTGGTTATCTTTTTAGTACTAGCTGCACAATATGAAAGTTTGAAAGATCCTTTAATTATTATGTTTACCGTGCCATTAGCGATTACAAGTGCATTATTAGCACTCTATTTTAGTGGTTATTCATTAAATATTTATACGGAAATTGGTTTAATTACGTTGATTGGTTTGATTACTAAACATGGAATATTATTAGTTGATTTTGCTAAGCAATATCAAAGAACGAATCAATCAAGCGTTAATGAAGCAATTATTGAAGCTGCAAGTATTCGCTTAAAGCCAGTATTAATGACAACTTTAGCAATGGTTTTTGGTAGTGTGCCATTATTATTAGCATCAGGTGCTGGTGCTAATTCAAGAAATCAGCTGGGTATGGTAATTGCTGCAGGTATGTTATTTGGTACGTTTTTTACCTTAATCATTTTGCCAACGGTTTATAGTATTGTTAAAAATCTATCATTTACAAAATTAAAAAAAGATAAGGAATTATAA
- a CDS encoding efflux RND transporter periplasmic adaptor subunit, which yields MSKKLLSILVIAIILFIVIVALMLYKENQTAPKQMRVPTVSVMTVKSSDYTNKISALGHVESINGVILKATASGRITKVNVTSGHYVKKGDVLIEIDPDSTIASLESNAAQTKLDKANLQRNQTLYDKKAVSQEELDTAQATYDKDLAQKKVYLAELNDKIIRAPFDGKLGVVHPKLGQYINTSDELFSLQNLKPIYVNFALPSKLQSQVKLDQTVEVTLDAYQNTIFKGKVTAIDNIIQKESNSLLIRGQLANSKEELLPGDLVNVELITSTENNVIIVPAEAVVYQDGKPYVFTLKDNKVSKTSVKLGRQVGENNIIIQTGVKAGEQIVSAGGSKLASGMQVKIAD from the coding sequence ATGAGTAAGAAGTTACTATCTATACTAGTCATAGCAATTATCTTATTTATTGTGATTGTCGCTTTGATGTTATATAAAGAAAATCAAACAGCCCCTAAACAGATGAGAGTTCCAACAGTTTCAGTAATGACAGTTAAGTCATCTGACTATACAAATAAAATTAGTGCTTTAGGTCATGTTGAGTCGATCAATGGTGTAATTTTAAAAGCAACAGCTTCTGGTAGAATTACTAAAGTTAATGTTACTTCAGGTCACTATGTTAAAAAGGGCGATGTTTTAATTGAAATTGATCCTGATTCTACAATTGCAAGTTTAGAGTCAAATGCGGCACAAACAAAGCTTGATAAAGCAAATTTACAACGAAACCAGACACTATATGATAAAAAAGCTGTTTCACAAGAAGAGTTAGATACAGCTCAAGCTACTTATGATAAAGACTTAGCACAGAAAAAAGTCTATTTAGCAGAGTTAAATGATAAAATTATTCGTGCACCATTTGATGGTAAGCTTGGTGTTGTCCATCCAAAATTAGGCCAATATATTAATACATCGGATGAATTATTTTCATTGCAAAATTTAAAGCCTATTTATGTTAATTTTGCACTGCCAAGTAAATTACAAAGCCAGGTTAAATTAGATCAGACTGTTGAAGTTACGTTAGATGCTTATCAAAATACAATATTTAAAGGTAAGGTAACGGCAATTGATAATATTATTCAAAAAGAATCTAATAGTTTATTAATTCGAGGCCAGTTAGCAAATTCAAAAGAAGAATTATTACCCGGTGATTTAGTTAATGTAGAATTAATTACTTCAACTGAAAACAATGTGATTATTGTTCCAGCAGAAGCTGTTGTTTATCAAGATGGAAAGCCCTATGTATTTACGCTAAAAGATAATAAAGTTAGTAAAACCAGTGTTAAGCTTGGTAGGCAAGTAGGTGAAAATAATATTATCATTCAAACAGGGGTAAAAGCAGGTGAACAAATCGTCTCAGCTGGTGGCAGTAAATTAGCTAGTGGAATGCAGGTTAAAATAGCTGATTAG
- a CDS encoding helix-turn-helix transcriptional regulator, producing MSINTICLQLGALSQEARLEAFQFLIQAGDEGITAGKLSELLNILHSSLTFHMEKLHKANLVSSEKKGRYIIYRANFNAMKNLINYLSHNCCVGIKHIKEYK from the coding sequence ATGAGTATAAATACAATTTGTTTACAGTTAGGCGCACTATCACAAGAAGCTAGGCTTGAAGCATTTCAATTTTTAATCCAAGCAGGAGATGAAGGAATTACTGCTGGAAAATTAAGTGAACTTTTAAATATTTTACATAGTAGTCTTACATTTCATATGGAAAAATTACACAAAGCTAATCTTGTAAGCTCAGAAAAAAAAGGTCGTTATATTATTTATAGAGCAAACTTTAACGCAATGAAAAATCTTATTAATTATCTTAGCCATAACTGTTGTGTTGGTATTAAACATATAAAGGAGTACAAATAA
- the arsH gene encoding arsenical resistance protein ArsH gives MASNHLPNHNVEYVLTEIRNNIKKRSNHPPRILILYGSLRKKSYSRFAAEEAARVLKFFGAEVKFFHPHDLPMADISIVQSKEHQDQLPEKVKQLRQLVNWSEAMVWSSPEVHGAMSSVFKNQIDWLPLIIDSIRPTQGKILALMQVSGGSQSFNAVNQMRVLGRWMRMFTIPNQSSIAQAYKQFDNNGLMLPSNYRQRIIDVMEELFKFTLLLRDNIEYLTQRHSENVSNELKTMSNIKNVVSF, from the coding sequence ATGGCATCTAATCATCTACCTAATCATAATGTTGAATATGTACTGACTGAAATTAGAAATAACATTAAAAAAAGAAGTAACCATCCGCCAAGAATATTAATTTTATATGGGTCATTACGTAAAAAGTCCTACAGTCGTTTTGCAGCAGAAGAAGCAGCACGTGTTTTAAAGTTTTTTGGTGCTGAAGTTAAGTTTTTTCATCCGCATGATTTGCCAATGGCTGACATATCAATTGTACAGTCAAAGGAACATCAAGATCAATTACCAGAAAAAGTTAAACAGCTGCGCCAGTTAGTTAATTGGTCTGAAGCAATGGTTTGGTCTTCTCCTGAAGTACATGGTGCAATGAGTTCAGTATTCAAAAATCAGATTGACTGGTTACCATTAATTATTGACTCAATTAGACCAACGCAAGGAAAAATCTTAGCATTAATGCAAGTCTCAGGTGGTTCGCAATCTTTTAATGCAGTTAATCAAATGAGAGTTCTAGGGCGCTGGATGCGTATGTTTACCATACCCAATCAATCCTCAATAGCTCAAGCTTATAAGCAATTTGATAATAATGGATTAATGTTACCATCAAATTATCGTCAACGAATTATTGATGTTATGGAAGAGTTATTTAAATTTACTTTATTATTAAGAGACAATATTGAATATTTAACTCAGCGTCATAGTGAAAATGTTTCAAATGAGTTGAAAACTATGAGTAATATAAAAAATGTCGTATCATTTTAA
- the pgl gene encoding 6-phosphogluconolactonase, translated as MEKSLKIFETTHRLIQQTVDDLVKLTLDDTKAVIHWALSGGSTPKEIFKALAEPANLEKINWEKIHFWWVDERCVPEDNSESNYGQAKKLLLSHLDIAEDQIHRVKGELPPPQAAIEYIHEIKSHINHYDHNIPVFDLIWLGMGDDGHTASLFPEYFISSDQNWVTVANHPQTGQLRVTLTLPVLNYAKQITFIVTGASKAEMLKTIFSGSETSLIYPAANVKPINGHLVWYVDAKAALELSVHS; from the coding sequence ATGGAAAAATCACTTAAAATCTTTGAGACAACGCATAGATTAATTCAACAAACAGTTGATGACTTAGTTAAATTAACTTTAGATGATACTAAAGCAGTTATTCATTGGGCGCTATCAGGTGGAAGTACACCAAAGGAAATTTTTAAAGCTTTAGCAGAACCCGCTAACCTAGAAAAAATTAATTGGGAAAAAATTCATTTTTGGTGGGTAGATGAGCGTTGTGTCCCTGAGGATAATTCTGAAAGTAATTATGGCCAAGCAAAAAAACTATTATTATCACATCTTGATATAGCAGAAGATCAAATTCATAGGGTGAAGGGTGAATTACCACCACCACAGGCTGCAATCGAATATATTCATGAAATAAAATCACATATTAACCATTATGATCACAATATTCCTGTATTTGATTTAATTTGGTTAGGCATGGGTGATGATGGACATACTGCATCACTATTTCCTGAATATTTTATATCTTCTGATCAAAATTGGGTTACAGTAGCCAATCATCCACAAACAGGTCAGCTCCGTGTTACTTTGACGTTGCCAGTACTTAATTATGCTAAACAGATTACTTTCATTGTCACAGGAGCATCTAAAGCAGAGATGCTAAAGACAATTTTCTCAGGTAGTGAAACGTCACTTATTTATCCAGCTGCAAATGTTAAACCAATTAATGGTCATTTAGTATGGTATGTCGATGCAAAAGCAGCTTTAGAGTTAAGTGTTCATTCTTAA
- a CDS encoding phosphodiester glycosidase family protein: MFQLQKKLIYGCCLFLMLTNVVIAAVNEVKPQLDQTIALNSFIHSIDQKQLQALPKNKNSLVYRQKLNHLINKQLNQFAGYNYQWICKLAPNGKELLDNKNVTQYQVICNGQWPNKANLNKLLQLMFKEKPNINNIKLHFVIANVNDVTVKPVIAKYGNYNFKDKSFDCSKYPYCQQSLLQMTNVYNQQNPKHKAYAVINGSYFYRYSPTGVFYDMNCIWKSFDQIILSSRGSNIKLNTKMIGDGLTIIDSKVYASNCATYALNEVNGFGISTLQISSPQRATFVISRDINNHKIIEIKNMSVGEEKTSPNIIQALGAGPMLMQQGAYQLQWQDIPGTFQYSANPGLAIVSNKHNHNDRKIVFFSVDGNNWQNGMFSFELANLINELLSGKVNVSGLEKKQLELDYNVISMMALDRGGSTAMITCKNGSDCKKITNAGEGLDQKGRRIFNGLAITMK; encoded by the coding sequence ATGTTTCAATTACAAAAAAAATTAATTTATGGATGTTGTTTATTTTTAATGCTTACAAATGTGGTTATAGCAGCAGTTAATGAAGTTAAACCACAACTAGATCAAACAATAGCATTAAATTCATTTATCCATTCAATTGATCAAAAACAATTACAAGCATTGCCTAAAAATAAAAATAGCTTAGTGTATCGTCAAAAGTTAAATCACTTAATTAATAAGCAACTAAATCAATTTGCAGGTTATAACTATCAATGGATTTGTAAATTAGCACCTAATGGCAAAGAGTTACTAGATAATAAAAATGTGACTCAATATCAGGTCATTTGTAATGGGCAGTGGCCAAATAAAGCAAACTTAAATAAACTGCTACAGTTAATGTTTAAAGAAAAACCAAACATTAATAATATTAAACTTCATTTTGTTATTGCTAATGTAAATGATGTTACGGTAAAACCAGTCATTGCAAAATATGGTAATTATAATTTTAAAGATAAGTCTTTTGATTGTTCAAAGTATCCTTATTGTCAACAATCATTACTTCAAATGACGAACGTATATAACCAACAAAATCCAAAGCATAAAGCCTATGCTGTAATTAATGGTAGCTACTTTTATCGTTACAGTCCAACTGGAGTTTTTTATGATATGAATTGTATTTGGAAAAGTTTTGATCAAATAATCTTAAGTAGCCGTGGTAGTAATATAAAGCTTAATACTAAGATGATTGGTGATGGCTTAACAATTATAGATTCGAAAGTTTATGCAAGTAATTGTGCAACTTATGCATTAAACGAAGTTAATGGCTTTGGCATTTCCACGCTACAAATTTCAAGTCCACAAAGGGCAACATTTGTTATTTCCAGAGATATAAATAATCATAAGATTATTGAAATTAAAAACATGTCAGTTGGTGAAGAAAAAACATCCCCTAATATTATTCAAGCATTAGGTGCAGGGCCAATGTTAATGCAACAGGGTGCTTATCAATTACAATGGCAGGATATTCCAGGTACTTTCCAATATTCGGCCAATCCAGGTTTAGCTATTGTATCTAATAAACATAATCATAATGATCGAAAAATTGTTTTCTTTTCTGTTGATGGCAATAATTGGCAAAATGGGATGTTTAGCTTTGAACTTGCTAACTTGATAAATGAATTACTTTCTGGAAAAGTTAATGTTAGTGGTTTAGAAAAAAAGCAATTAGAATTAGATTATAATGTCATTTCTATGATGGCATTAGATAGAGGTGGTTCAACTGCAATGATTACTTGTAAAAATGGTAGTGATTGTAAAAAAATAACCAATGCAGGTGAAGGATTAGATCAAAAGGGACGAAGAATTTTTAATGGCTTGGCAATTACTATGAAATAA
- a CDS encoding phage tail sheath family protein: MKKWCKTYLPSSPAIAGLIAKIDNDYGWHYSPSNHELNGITGTARAIEYSLQDNSRANLLNEQNINVLIRQNGWRLWGNRATSSDPKWQFLCINFKCPSL; encoded by the coding sequence ATTAAAAAATGGTGTAAAACATACTTACCATCTAGCCCAGCTATAGCGGGATTAATTGCAAAAATAGATAATGATTATGGCTGGCATTATAGTCCATCTAACCATGAGTTAAATGGCATTACAGGTACAGCTAGAGCGATTGAATACAGTTTACAAGATAATAGCAGAGCCAATCTATTAAACGAGCAAAACATTAATGTATTGATTAGACAAAATGGCTGGAGACTATGGGGTAATAGAGCCACATCGAGTGATCCAAAATGGCAATTTCTTTGTATTAATTTCAAGTGTCCTTCTTTATGA
- the mutY gene encoding A/G-specific adenine glycosylase → MSANKTFSDAIIHWQKQEGRHDLPWQKNITPYRVWLSETMLQQTQVKTVTPYFNSFIEQFPNITDLAYASDEIVMKLWAGLGYYSRARNLHKTAKIISNQYNAQFPDQFENIIQLPGIGRSTAGAILSLGFNKNYPILDGNVKRVFARVYELKTPINQTKSLKQLWQYAEELMPQNHASIYNQGLMDLGALVCTKNNPSCLICPINQFCQSFKNNSQLDYPKKAIKKPKPIKTLNFLVIETDNSIVLKKRPSQGIWGGLWSLPDNNDYPNLSDIEPYKISEDFTHQFTHFKLVYNFKYYKACNIKDNVSDQFININDLGKYAFPKPIMTFIEKEYAHSLK, encoded by the coding sequence ATGTCAGCTAATAAAACTTTTAGTGACGCTATTATTCATTGGCAGAAACAAGAAGGACGCCATGATTTACCATGGCAGAAAAATATTACGCCTTATCGTGTTTGGCTTTCTGAAACCATGTTACAACAAACACAAGTTAAAACAGTAACTCCCTACTTTAATAGTTTTATTGAACAATTTCCAAATATTACTGACTTAGCATACGCTTCTGATGAAATAGTAATGAAACTATGGGCTGGTTTAGGCTATTACTCAAGAGCTAGAAACTTACATAAAACTGCCAAAATAATTTCCAATCAATATAATGCGCAGTTTCCTGACCAATTTGAGAATATTATTCAATTGCCAGGTATTGGTCGCTCTACTGCAGGCGCTATTCTATCACTTGGTTTTAATAAAAATTACCCAATATTAGATGGTAATGTAAAACGAGTATTTGCAAGAGTATATGAACTAAAAACACCAATTAATCAAACTAAGTCATTAAAGCAGCTCTGGCAGTATGCTGAAGAGTTAATGCCTCAAAACCATGCTAGCATATACAATCAAGGGTTAATGGATCTTGGTGCTCTGGTATGTACTAAAAATAATCCTAGTTGTCTGATATGCCCTATTAATCAATTCTGTCAATCATTTAAAAATAATAGCCAATTAGACTACCCAAAAAAAGCAATCAAAAAACCCAAACCAATAAAAACACTTAATTTTTTAGTTATAGAAACTGATAACAGCATTGTTTTAAAAAAACGTCCTTCACAAGGCATTTGGGGAGGATTATGGTCATTACCTGATAATAACGACTATCCAAATTTAAGTGATATAGAACCATATAAAATTAGTGAAGATTTCACACATCAATTCACTCATTTCAAACTAGTTTATAATTTCAAATACTATAAAGCTTGTAATATTAAAGATAATGTTTCTGATCAATTTATTAACATAAATGATTTAGGTAAGTATGCATTTCCAAAACCAATTATGACATTTATTGAAAAAGAATATGCGCACAGTCTTAAATAA
- the zwf gene encoding glucose-6-phosphate dehydrogenase, which produces MKQVKGHIITIFGASGDLTSHKLMPAIFSLYSQGFLPDDQCILGVSRTKYDDQTYQEFAYQWLIKSYPDQENKIKKFIERIHYQSLDTGNPENYIILKERLKTLNEQYHLKENNILFYLATPPKLYSLIPKTLADLDLNNQNDGFKRLIVEKPFGHDEKSAAELNHYLLEFYDETQIYRIDHYLGKETVQNLLVFRFANSIFEPLWRSEYIDNIQIYAAEKNGIDDRGGYYDQSGAMRDMIQNHLLQLLGLVAMEPPAKMDAVGIRNEILKVFQSVREYQSVDDITKNVVVGQYTNGYKDGKKVHSYLDEEGVAADSNTETFAAIRFYIDNWRWNSIPFYVMTGKAMTRRVSEVVVNFKSTSHPFFSKIQKEDSYKNRLVIRIQPNEGIKLTFAAKEPGVGFHTHEVDMNFLYRDFSKSSIPPAYERLVLDCLYGDSTLFARNDAVEACWKIMDPIIEYFHGQSQTKPYLYEAGKWGPKEAEAMLKELGHKWRRACTNLDDSNVCDIE; this is translated from the coding sequence ATGAAACAAGTCAAAGGCCATATAATCACTATTTTTGGTGCATCTGGAGATTTAACTTCTCATAAATTAATGCCTGCAATTTTTAGTCTTTATTCCCAAGGATTTTTACCAGATGATCAATGTATATTAGGTGTTTCAAGAACAAAGTATGATGATCAAACATACCAGGAATTTGCCTATCAATGGTTAATAAAATCATATCCAGATCAAGAAAATAAGATTAAAAAATTTATAGAAAGAATTCATTATCAATCTCTTGATACGGGCAATCCAGAGAATTATATTATATTAAAAGAACGTCTTAAAACTTTAAATGAACAATACCATTTAAAAGAAAATAACATATTATTTTACTTAGCCACACCACCAAAATTATATTCACTTATCCCAAAAACTTTAGCTGACCTTGATTTAAATAATCAAAATGATGGATTTAAGCGCTTAATTGTTGAAAAACCTTTTGGTCATGATGAAAAATCAGCTGCTGAGTTAAATCATTATTTACTTGAATTTTATGATGAAACTCAGATTTATCGCATTGATCATTATTTGGGCAAAGAAACAGTACAAAACTTATTGGTTTTTCGTTTTGCTAATTCAATTTTTGAACCATTATGGCGTTCAGAATATATTGATAATATTCAAATATATGCTGCAGAGAAAAATGGTATTGATGACCGTGGTGGTTATTATGATCAAAGTGGCGCTATGCGAGATATGATTCAAAATCATTTATTACAATTACTAGGCTTAGTTGCAATGGAGCCGCCTGCTAAAATGGATGCTGTCGGTATTCGTAACGAAATACTTAAAGTATTCCAATCAGTAAGAGAATATCAAAGTGTTGATGATATTACAAAAAATGTTGTCGTTGGTCAGTATACGAATGGTTATAAAGATGGTAAAAAAGTACACAGCTATCTAGATGAAGAGGGTGTTGCAGCAGACTCAAATACTGAAACATTTGCAGCAATTCGTTTTTATATTGATAATTGGCGTTGGAATTCAATTCCATTTTATGTCATGACTGGTAAAGCAATGACTCGACGTGTCTCTGAAGTTGTTGTTAATTTTAAATCAACGTCCCATCCATTTTTTTCTAAAATTCAAAAAGAAGATAGTTATAAAAATCGACTGGTCATTCGTATACAACCCAATGAAGGTATTAAACTTACATTTGCGGCAAAAGAACCAGGTGTAGGTTTTCACACACATGAAGTTGATATGAACTTTTTATATCGCGATTTTTCAAAAAGTAGTATACCACCGGCTTATGAACGTTTAGTTTTGGACTGTTTATATGGAGATAGTACACTATTTGCACGAAATGATGCAGTTGAAGCATGTTGGAAAATTATGGATCCAATTATCGAATATTTCCATGGACAGTCACAAACCAAACCTTATTTATATGAAGCTGGAAAATGGGGACCAAAAGAAGCTGAGGCAATGCTAAAAGAACTTGGTCATAAATGGCGTAGAGCATGCACAAACCTTGATGATAGTAATGTATGTGATATTGAATAA